A single window of Anopheles moucheti chromosome 2, idAnoMoucSN_F20_07, whole genome shotgun sequence DNA harbors:
- the LOC128310332 gene encoding uncharacterized protein LOC128310332 codes for MKFPGYAGVSVACLFVLIATGSLQSVAANRYCGDQLPKVLAMLCAEYYTLDDLRQNKVEFYPQMSPNQFTSQLHWSGENFNENEFKRNINVAPNHNQLETMDDDWTSQWFRKKPFHRFIVPHMKARLRRNVADECCREDCTINQLLSYCKKVAPGVLDN; via the exons ATGAAATTTCCAGGGTATGCGGGCGTCAGTGTAGCATGTTTGTTCGTGCTGATTGCTACTGGAAGCTTACAGTCCGTTGCAGCGAATCGTTACTGCGGTGATCAACTGCCGAAAGTGCTGGCCATGTTATGTGCGGAATATTACACTTTGGACGACCTCAGGCAAAATAAAG TTGAATTTTACCCACAAATGTCCCCTAACCAGTTTACGTCCCAGCTCCACTGGTCTGGAGAGAACTTCAATGAGAATGAATTTAAAAGGAACATTAATGTGGCCCCAAACCATAACCAGTTGGAAACGATGGATGACGACTGGACATCGCAATGGTTTAGGAAGAAACCATTTCACCGGTTCATTGTGCCGCATATGAAAGCAAGGCTGCGACGGAATGTGGCGGACGAATGTTGCCGTGAAGATTGCACTATAAATCAGCTGCTGTCCTACTGCAAGAAGGTTGCTCCGGGAGTATTGGATAACTAG
- the LOC128310331 gene encoding probable insulin-like peptide 2 produces MSSTNGAGSGTFYMLQALALLWTIAVVSANKRYCGAELVKVLSFLCDEFPDLHTSSKKSMDTFMKTDTSNDEWMNADDNTQQQQQMILDQQLQSVGMMDDRASVPAWMNMVYPTNYMYRHGTGHNELIPARFRKSRGGIVEECCLRPCGMNQLLQYCKKAY; encoded by the exons ATGTCGTCTACGAACGGAGCTGGTAGTGGAACTTTCTACATGCTGCAAGCGTTGGCACTTCTCTGGACGATTGCAGTAGTATCGGCAAACAAGCGATATTGTGGGGCAGAGCTGGTTAAGGTACTATCCTTCCTGTGTGACGAGTTCCCCGATCTGCATACATCGAGCAAGAAATCCA TGGACACCTTCATGAAGACGGACACGAGCAACGACGAGTGGATGAATGCGGACGACaacacacaacagcagcagcagatgatACTGGATCAGCAGCTGCAATCGGTCGGCATGATGGACGATCGGGCTTCCGTACCGGCCTGGATGAACATGGTGTATCCGACGAACTACATGTACCGCCACGGAACAGGACACAACGAGCTGATACCCGCACGGTTCCGTAAAAGTCGCGGTGGCATCGTAGAGGAGTGTTGTTTGCGACCCTGCGGCATGAATCAGTTGCTGCAGTACTGTAAGAAGGCATATTAA
- the LOC128298727 gene encoding trypsin beta-like — translation MKQVIGLVLLGLICSHVVLAGDEAKTGGASHSGRIVNGVGVNIANYVYALNMYHNNVFFCGASIITSSHALTAGHCMQPRMYDIAKIIVHGGSTTPTTGGYFFRVVRIALHGGYNPNTLENDAAIVSVPANGFSGKPNMGQLALQFAELSVNTPCLVVGWGRTNINMPAPTSELRYAQMNIVSQASCAAAWAPYQIQIASNMLCAKYGNGVDVCKGDSGGALVCEGRLSGIVSFTNPDCNSALPAGFAKVIDASIRSFIRNQAGI, via the exons ATGAAGCAAGTGATCGGTTTAGTGCTTTTGGGATTGATCTGTAGCCATGTTGTGCTGGCAGGAGATGAGGCTAAAACGGGTGGAGCCTCCCATTCTGGACGTATTGTTAATGGTGTTGGAGTGAACATCGCCAATTATGTATACGCATTAAACATGTATCATAACAATGTGTTCTTCTGTGGTGCCAGTATTATCACCTCTTCCCACGCCCTGACTGCAGGACATTGTATGCAACCTAGAATGTACGATATTGCAAAG ATTATTGTGCACGGAGGTAGCACAACTCCCACCACAGGAGGTTACTTTTTCCGGGTGGTGAGAATAGCTCTTCATGGCGGCTATAATCCTAATACACTTGAAAACGATGCAGCCATCGTATCAGTACCTGCAAATGGGTTCAGCGGAAAACCAAACATGGGACAGTTGGCACTTCAATTCGCAGAATTGTCTGTTAACACGCCTTGCTTAGTGGTTGGATGGGGCCGAACTAACATCAACATGCCAGCACCAACAAGTGAATTGCGTTACGCTCAGATGAATATTGTGTCGCAGGCCAGTTGTGCTGCAGCATGGGCTCCATATCAAATTCAAATTGCGTCTAA TATGCTTTGCGCCAAGTACGGCAATGGAGTGGATGTTTGCAAGGGAGACAGTGGTGGTGCATTGGTGTGTGAAGGAAGACTGAGTGGAATCGTTTCCTTCACCAATCCGGACTGTAACAGTGCTTTGCCAGCTGGGTTCGCAAAGGTTATTGATGCCAGCATTCGCAGCTTCATTCGTAACCAAGCTGGAATATAA
- the LOC128310333 gene encoding probable insulin-like peptide 3 produces MPSKANAHHLLVVSCGTMVLLFLTLLSLSGASGSLQYVETASQRKAHYCGTKLSDTLAELCNRFNGLRKRSDDFLIPYHEARLLDNVQNDMEELRSLQDRSSNMIHQALVTLQHLNSHGQNFRRVRRQVVAECCYQSCTLETLKSYCAD; encoded by the exons ATGCCATCGAAGGCTAACGCACACCATCTACTGGTGGTTTCCTGCGGAACTATGGTGCTACTATTTCTAACACTGCTCTCCCTATCGGGGGCTAGTGGATCACTCCAGTACGTGGAAACCGCCTCGCAACGAAAAGCACACTACTGCGGAACAAAGCTGAGCGATACGTTGGCCGAACTGTGCAACAGATTTAATGGACTCCGCAAGAGATCTG ACGACTTCTTGATACCTTACCATGAGGCACGTCTGCTGGATAACGTCCAGAATGATATGGAAGAGCTCCGTTCGCTGCAGGATCGTTCGTCCAATATGATCCACCAGGCACTGGTCACGCTCCAGCACCTCAACTCACACGGGCAGAACTTCCGTCGTGTACGGCGTCAGGTGGTGGCCGAATGTTGCTACCAGAGCTGCACGCTAGAAACGCTGAAAAGTTACTGTGCCGATTAA
- the LOC128309594 gene encoding LIRP-like: MRSIFVGMNSILIVAVVVLLLLNESKANSTPNSDALISQLTRSRYCGRRLTETLAFLCQGRYPMLTHYRTDYVHDQQNQRVKVEVATLPDTLPPGFPYPGAGVHRRSRRNSGGIYDECCKKSCSYVELRAYCD; encoded by the exons ATGCGATCTATCTTTGTCGGAATGAACTCCATCCTGATCGTAGCGGTggttgtgctgttgctgctgaacgAAAGTAAAGCCAACTCCACGCCGAACAGCGATGCCTTGATCAGTCAGTTAACTCGCTCACGCTATTGTGGCCGTCGGCTTACAGAGACGCTTGCCTTCCTCTGCCAGGGACGATATCCGATGCTAACGCACTACCGAACCG ACTACGTCCACGATCAGCAAAACCAGCGGGTAAAGGTAGAAGTAGCAACGCTGCCTGATACACTGCCACCGGGCTTCCCGTATCCTGGGGCTGGTGTGCACCGGCGTAGTCGGCGCAATTCCGGCGGTATTTACGATGAGTGCTGCAAGAAGAGCTGCTCGTACGTCGAGCTGCGTGCGTACTGTGATTGA